In Halobacterium sp. R2-5, the following are encoded in one genomic region:
- a CDS encoding macro domain-containing protein → MEFTVVQGDIAGMAADALVNAAGTSLQMGSGVAGALRRGAEGPINEEAVSEGPVDLGEVAVTDAYALDAEYVIHAAAMPHYGDGRASEASIRDATRNALEKADELGCESVVVPVLGTGAAGFDFETGARLVCEAVRDYEPETLTDVRVVAYSDRDYRTGTDVADDVRSA, encoded by the coding sequence ATGGAGTTCACCGTCGTTCAGGGCGACATCGCGGGGATGGCGGCGGACGCGCTCGTGAACGCGGCCGGGACGAGCCTCCAGATGGGGAGCGGGGTCGCCGGCGCGCTGCGCCGCGGCGCGGAGGGCCCCATCAACGAGGAAGCCGTCTCGGAGGGCCCGGTCGACCTCGGCGAGGTCGCGGTCACGGACGCCTACGCGCTCGACGCCGAGTACGTGATTCACGCGGCCGCGATGCCGCACTACGGGGACGGCCGCGCGAGCGAAGCGAGCATCCGGGACGCGACGCGGAACGCGCTGGAGAAGGCCGACGAACTGGGCTGCGAGTCCGTCGTCGTCCCGGTTCTCGGCACCGGGGCCGCGGGCTTCGACTTCGAGACGGGTGCGCGGCTCGTCTGCGAGGCGGTCCGGGACTACGAGCCCGAGACGCTGACCGACGTGCGCGTCGTCGCGTACTCCGACCGCGACTACCGGACGGGCACGGACGTCGCGGACGACGTCCGTTCGGCGTGA
- a CDS encoding Lrp/AsnC family transcriptional regulator has translation MSDADIDDVDTAILYALQEDARNRSSGDIAERTGTSDSTVRKRIGRLESEGVIKGYSAHVDYQKSGYPLRMLLFCTASIAERGDLVPDILAIDGVVSVQELVTGESNLLVTVVGEDDDDITPVAQELLDMGLTVTDEVLVRSHETTPFGEFATEA, from the coding sequence ATGAGCGACGCGGACATCGACGACGTGGACACGGCCATCCTGTACGCGCTGCAGGAGGACGCCCGGAACCGGTCGTCCGGAGACATCGCGGAGCGGACCGGGACCTCCGACAGCACCGTCCGCAAGCGCATCGGGCGGCTGGAGTCCGAGGGCGTCATCAAGGGGTACAGCGCCCACGTCGACTACCAGAAGTCGGGGTACCCGCTCCGGATGCTGTTGTTCTGCACGGCGTCGATCGCGGAGCGCGGCGACCTGGTGCCGGACATTCTGGCCATCGACGGCGTCGTCTCCGTCCAGGAGCTGGTGACCGGGGAGTCGAACCTGCTGGTGACCGTGGTGGGGGAGGACGACGACGACATCACGCCGGTCGCCCAGGAGCTCCTGGACATGGGGTTGACGGTCACCGACGAAGTGCTGGTGCGGAGCCACGAGACGACGCCGTTCGGCGAGTTCGCCACCGAGGCGTAG
- a CDS encoding proton-conducting transporter membrane subunit, giving the protein MAGNEQATGVGQLPNPQADESRAAATLTRLAWALWVASLGVLAAHVWTGETWSVAGALRVDGLTVVMWTAVTFFSGVVHSYSRRYMAGSRTIDRFFSRVFGFTLAVMVLVAADSLALFAAAWLLMGLAMADLVGTAEEWPQAQAAASVARRYFLAGSALVALALAALWWQTGATTVSGVAASISAPASLVVLLAAGALLLAAMVQSALLPFHRWLLSSMTAPTPASALMHAGFVNAGGVLLVRFAPVVTVDAAFMLAVVLVGAASALGGKLLKTVQTDVKSTLGCSTVGQMGFMIMQAGLGFFGAAITHLVLHGFYKAYRFLASGSQVAREVPSKSKRTGGMSAADAVVVAATGLAAGGLFAVLTGEGLHGETGLLLAGLVALTALHAAREFVAHASLPTPLRYGAVPLATLVAVAIYAAAYGAISGLLAGLPAVGDPAELTAVHGVVAAAFLAAYVAVETGAYRRSERLYVALLNASRPASETLLTSTEEYNEY; this is encoded by the coding sequence ATGGCAGGGAACGAGCAGGCGACGGGCGTGGGACAGCTCCCGAATCCACAGGCGGACGAATCGCGCGCGGCGGCGACGCTGACGCGACTCGCGTGGGCTCTGTGGGTCGCGAGCCTGGGCGTACTCGCAGCCCACGTCTGGACCGGCGAGACGTGGAGTGTCGCGGGCGCCCTCCGTGTCGACGGCCTGACCGTCGTGATGTGGACTGCGGTCACCTTCTTCAGTGGCGTCGTCCACAGCTACTCGCGGCGGTACATGGCCGGGAGCAGGACCATCGACCGGTTCTTCTCCCGCGTGTTCGGATTCACGCTGGCCGTGATGGTGCTGGTCGCCGCCGACAGCCTCGCGCTGTTCGCGGCCGCGTGGCTCCTGATGGGGCTCGCGATGGCCGACCTCGTCGGCACCGCCGAGGAGTGGCCGCAGGCGCAGGCCGCCGCGTCGGTCGCCCGGCGGTACTTCCTCGCGGGGAGCGCGCTGGTCGCCCTCGCGCTCGCGGCGCTGTGGTGGCAGACCGGCGCGACGACCGTCTCCGGCGTCGCGGCCAGCATCAGTGCGCCCGCTTCGCTCGTCGTCCTGCTGGCCGCGGGCGCGCTCCTGCTGGCGGCGATGGTGCAGTCCGCGCTCCTCCCGTTCCACCGGTGGCTGCTCTCGTCGATGACCGCGCCGACGCCCGCGTCGGCGCTGATGCACGCCGGCTTCGTCAACGCCGGCGGCGTGCTGCTCGTGCGGTTCGCGCCTGTCGTGACCGTCGACGCGGCGTTCATGCTCGCGGTCGTCCTCGTCGGCGCGGCGAGCGCGCTCGGCGGGAAGCTCCTGAAGACCGTCCAGACGGACGTCAAGAGCACGCTCGGCTGCTCGACGGTCGGCCAGATGGGGTTCATGATCATGCAGGCCGGCCTCGGGTTCTTCGGCGCCGCCATCACCCACCTCGTCCTCCACGGCTTCTACAAGGCCTACCGGTTCCTCGCGTCGGGCAGCCAGGTCGCCCGCGAGGTCCCGTCGAAGTCGAAGCGAACCGGCGGGATGAGCGCCGCTGACGCGGTCGTCGTCGCCGCCACCGGGCTCGCGGCCGGCGGCCTCTTCGCCGTGCTCACGGGCGAGGGGCTGCACGGCGAGACCGGGCTGCTGCTGGCGGGGCTCGTGGCGCTGACCGCGCTCCACGCCGCCCGCGAGTTCGTCGCGCACGCCTCGCTCCCGACGCCGCTCCGGTACGGCGCCGTGCCGCTCGCGACGCTGGTGGCGGTCGCGATCTACGCCGCCGCCTACGGCGCGATTTCCGGGCTGCTCGCGGGCCTCCCGGCGGTCGGCGACCCGGCGGAGCTGACGGCCGTCCACGGCGTCGTCG